GGATTCATAGAAAACAACCAATAGATTGGATTTCCTTCATCACTGATGATCATGCTAAGTTAGCGATTCCGGTTGGACCTCGTTTCCAGGTAGACATTACACCTTGGAATCCCTTGTCTTCCAAGATTCGCCTAACAATTGGTGACACTGTGTCTGACGATGAAACTAAGTGGTTAGGAACTCAAATGTGGCCACTAAAAGGAAGAAGCCAAATTACGCCGCAAAATATGGTCGGAAGAGGCAGACCGCAAAATTGTATGTGTGTGTTCCCAGGGTCAATAGATTGCGTTAGACAACATGTGTCAGCCAAAAGGATCCAATTAAAGGACGAACTTGGTCCCGCATTTTGGAAATGGAGGTTTGATGTCATGGGAGATGATGTCTCCAAGGTATGGAATAAGGAGGAACAGAGGAAATTTGATGATGTTGTCAAAATGAACATTACATCAAGCGACACAAGCTTCGTGAAGGTCGCCTCACAATGTTTTTCGCGCCATAGCAAAGGAAGCATCATTAGCTACTATTTGAATGTGTACATCCCAAGGCGAATAAGTGCTCAAACAAGGTCAGGTTGCAATTATGTTGACACGGATGATGACAATGATGATAATGACGACGACGACGCGATGATGGCAATTAAGAGGTTACGTACGGACTTCACTTATAGCACCTGTAAGCGCTTGGCATCATATCGGTGAGTTCTTTTGCTTCTTAGTTTACATGCACATAGGATAGTCGGAGCTTATCATGCACTCTTTTTCCTTATTACTTTGTAacttagttttttttgttgtaactataaattttattcataacaATTGTTACTATTATACATAACGATTACTCTCTTCGTTCACAAACAATGCGTCATTTTATATTTGCATTGTgttctaataaatatttggtAGATGTTTTTTGTTGGATAAATGGCCCTATCATATTGGATTAGTTTGACATAGAAAATACCCTTTCTGTTTCATTCAAGatgttcatattttgttttaagtttGTCCTAACCAACCAAGATGTTAGCTTTGctatatttgaaatataaattttctctACTTcctcaaaatatttaaatatcatttctTCTCTATCTTATTTCACTGAATGATTCATCTAAAATTAGGCCATTCAATGAAGTGGTCATCTTGAATGAGATCGAGGTGATAAAGTTGAATTATAAAGATAGAATGTCCTCTTAGAGCGTCCACTATAGGGGAGCCGCGGCCCCCTATTACGAACGCCAACAAATTCCGCGGCGGGGGAAAGGTGCCCAGCAGAGAGCCACGTCGGCGGCTCGGCCGCGGCGCTTGGGCAGTGGCCGCGGCTCCCCTATTATAGCGGCCGAGAGCCACGGCCCGAGCCAAGGttcgattttgtttttttttttattttttcagtttttgtgCTAATTTTGGAGAAGGTGAAGTGTAGAGAGAAAtatggagaagatgaagtgtagagagagaggacggcagttttaaaaaaaaataaaggggACGGTGGTTTTCAAACCCaataaattatcattaatttaggAAACAAATCATCTCTAAAACTAAATCCCAATTAAATTTGgtcaactttttaattaaggattgtgattttaattcacaccaaattaattaaaattcaaatttcaataaatatatttacttgtaattgtcaactttttttttaattaatttatgttttttttaattattatagtttgataatttttatttcacttaaattaaaatatataaaaaatgaaaaaaataattaatttggtggCTTGGACTTGTCCACTATTGTGTGAACAAGTATTTTTGGTGGTCCGGCCAAGTTTTGTGGCTTGACCCAAGACCACGGGCTCTACTATTGTGGACACTTTTATATCTCTTTTATCCATGAAAATAgaggcatgagttttaataatttgGGTTGACCGGTTGAGTGGAGAATGGTCCCACATATTTTGTAGTGTTTATGAATGGATGAGTGTACGAAAATGGAAAGGTAGACGTATGAcaaaatgattattattattttttacatgcgaaaaaaaggaaatgcaGGTATACTTAATGGTTATTGTTCTTAATCCCTTTATTCCACTCTAAGTGAAGCATTTCCTGTTTAGCATGTGAGTTTATgtggttttgttttatgagttgagtatagagagaataaagtagaaatgataatgttttcattttaggaaaagTGTCAGAGAGAGGCTCGGAATCAAGTCAGACTTAGCTCCATACTTTTGTTGTAAAATGAATAATAGTTTTGACATCCTTGTTTTCAGGGTAAATCCGTGCTGCTCAAAAGCAGATTGTGCAGGTGGAAGAATTGACAACACAACACCATTTTTGCCTATCGGACAATCCTCATCGTTTACCGGAAATGGGACCAGACAACACGGTGCAGTTTGGTCGAGGAGGCACATAATGCTTGCATTAACTAtctatttacaaattaatacCACATAATCCGAACCTTCTTAGCAATTTAAGCAACAATATGATACGATAACGATGTAAATGATATACTTCGTCTGTCCCAactcccaactaagatgacgcaattctctttttaatttgtctcaaCCAACAaccaagatgacacatttccatttttgataACTTTGTCTCTCAAATTCATACACCCAACTATTtttactctcttcatttaaatattcatctcattctctctacatttaaTGCTTACACTCAttctttatctctccaattaacaAACAACTCTTAAAATCTCTTGCCGACTAAGAAATTTATCATCTTAgctgggacggagagagtagtagaTTATGCACCATTTCCATATCTCTACTATAGTTATGATCTTGCTTATCCGGCTAAACCCACAACAAGCATCTGCTCAGATCCAACTTCTCAGAGCTAACAAAAGATTCAAATAAACAAGGGCAACAACGATACAAACCTATACTTTCGTGTTAATAAATGAGTATTGCAAACAGTTTATCGGCCCGTATTAcatactccatctgttccatagtaatagagtcatttcattttgcgcactcattttggaaaaataattaaagtggagaaaaagtaagagagagaatattatagataagactcttctctacattatcctctctcttacattactttctcttcactttaactatttaagcATAAACGGTATCCAAAGCTTCTCCTAGctaacaaaatattcaaataaacaaGGGCAGCAGAGACAAACCAGgcaagaaaacaaagaaaccCGTACTTTCGTGTTAATATGATGCATAAACGAGAAAGTAGAACTTCATATAGCGTATCAAGCTAAACCCACAACGGGCATATGCAGTTCAGATCCCACAACTCCTCCTAGCTAATAATAGATTCAAATAAACAAGGGCGGCAGAGATAAACCAGGCAAGAAAACGAAGAAACTTATACTTTCGTGTTAATAAAAGAGCACTGCAAACAGTTTGACAGTATTACATACTTTGGTGCACAAACGGAATGTAAAACTCACGAATTAATAACAACGATGCTGAGAATAATTTGGCTACCTCAAGTCAGTTCAACCGCAAGAGATTCCCAGCAATGGAGTGTGAGTTCTGGAATTTGAACTTCCCCGACTTGCTATTCCTCATGCTCCGCAATGGTGTCATGTAGAATGGTGTAACACCGTTGTCAAGATCAACAGACGGGAACTTCGTGCTCCTGTTTCTTTCCAGCTTGAAATCCCCCTTCTCACTGAGTGTGAATCCAACTGCATTGTCGACACTCCTCCTCCTTGCATAATATGACCCAGGGGCATCACATGACTTTCTCGAAGCTGCAACACTACTGCTTCGTGCGAGCTTCCAATCACCAACATCTCTAAGAACCTCACTAGCCTCCTCTGCTTGCTTCTCACGAGCAGCATCCGTGGAAGGGTCTGCTGCCACATTCTCGTGATTCCTGTTTCTGAAGCCGAGCACAGTGCAAACTTTACGCCACCTAACGGATTTCTTCGCCGACACATTCATGTTACCAGCACcttcaccaccaccaccacttcTAGATACGGATCCAAGCTTTTCTAGCTCATCATCTCTACCCGAACTCAAATGCCAATCTTTCAACTCCTTCTCCGTGATCACCAACTTTACGTTTGCAGGGGACGAAACCCCATGATCCTCCGAACGTATCCCTTTCTTTCCGAAGCTCCTAACAGAGCTAGACCGATCAAAGCTACTGAGCCTCGAGGAATCTGAATTCGAGTGGCCAGAACCCGAAGCTCCAGAGCTACTCTCGTCCTCTATAATCGAATGCATCAGCCCATCAACCGACAATCTGTGATTCTCAAACCTGCCAGCATTCCCCAAGATTCCATTCTCAACAACAGAGAACATTGGAGTGAGCCTCGGGATTGTTCTTGCTATCATATACCCATCCCACGAAGCTCTCGGCTCCTCAAACGAAATCCGACCACCATCAACCGAAAACCTCGGCTCTATGTCACATGATCTTCTTCTCCCCGCAATCTCACTGTGATTTTCCCCCAATTTTTGCCCATCACCAAACTGCTTACTCTCTCCATCATTGCCAGCAACAACACCATTGTTTTTATCCTCCTTTATCTTGCTATTCCTTTGCCTCCACTTCCGAAGTTTCTTACTGAAAACCGATGCTGCTCCAAAGATATTCCCAGCAATATCTCTCAAATCCTTACTTTTCTTACTCTTATTCCCGAATTCGAGATCTATATACTCTTTCATCGACTTAAATTCCCCTTCTTCACCATCCCCATCACTATCAGCACAACCGGCATTCAAACCCCCAAATCCATCATCAGAAACCCTAATCCGATCCTGATTTTTCTTCTCCAGCTCGATCACAGTGTAAGTGACCCTCGAGAGCCCTACATTCTTCGATTCAACCTTCGCCTCACTCTCCGATCCGCTCTTCAGATCGTCCACATCGAACAGATTAGCCAGCGAGCCCCCAGCGGAAAGCGCGTCGCACGAATTGCGCCTCCGCTCGCTGAGGCCGCCGGAGGAGGCTTCGCATCCGGAAGTAGAAACCACTGACCTGCTGCGGCGGAGCTCAGGCGAGGTTGAAATGGGGACGGCGGCGTCGAGGCCGGAGAGGCGCTCGCGGAGGCAGGATGCGCAGATTCCGCCGGTGATTGGATCGTCGGGGTGGCGGTAGCAGGGGGAGAGGCGTCGGGTGGCTCGTGCGGCGGCGCGGGCTCGGATCCGAGATCGGGAATCGGGTCGGATTGTCATTGGATGAGAAAAGGGATTGACTGCATTCGCAGATGCAATGGCAGCTGTGTGCGTGTGAATGTGAGTGTGTGGAAGGATTAGAGTAGGAATATAGGCCTGAGGATGACTCAAGTCTGAGTGTTTCACTGTCTGCTGCTCAGATtcgatgagagagaaagagagagggctagagagagagagtatcCTAGGAAAAGAGAAGATGGTGACAAGTCTAAGACAAGAACCCTCGAAAACAACGAAGTGAGGGCAATACTCTTCCCTCCAATTATAGTGACtattattttgacatttttttaagtAGTATGAGATGATGTTTAATTAGAGAGTAGGAGTACTTAAGAGTATTACCAATCGGGGACTACTATCCTTAGATCATCTGCAATCGAGGCTAGCGGGCCGGCTAGTTGATTCGCGGGTGCTGGCCGGTCCGCTAGCCTACCGTTGCAGCCGGCGAGCGGCAAATCGGCGAGCCAATcagctagcccacgccgattcGCGGGCGCTAGCCGATTCGCTAGCCGGtccgctggccgccattgcagGCTCTCGATTGGCTAGcgtatttttttactttttatttttaaaattttcaaacctCTCTATATATACTGATATTTGCACGTCGttttcattcgcaccacttgttttaacgagtttctctctctcttaatttttgtacaagagcaatatcGCAAAAATGAGTGATGCGGGTGGCAGCGCGtgggtggtagtggtgggggtGCTGAGGAGTTCAACCGGCGATTTAACGAAGAGTTGGCGGCCTATACGTCCCGCGAGATAAATCGGCTGATACAAAGGGCCTTGCAGCCGCAGCAGCCGGCGGTACCTCGACCCATTGTCCAGCGTTGAAGTGTggttgatcgggatcacgtcgctgcacatcagcggctatatgaAGACTAATTCGCCGCGGAGCCGCGGTTTGGGGCCAACCTCAAGGCACATgtcgacatgcgccaagtggatgctcatattcgactccaaaaggatttaattaaagagTGGTGGGCGCGAAAGACTGCACGGcaatagatttttttatgtattttttttaattatgtaatttttttaggatgtactttttttttaatttaaataaaatggttgTATTGTCCCCGTATTTGTGTcgtaaaatttaattccgtatttgcGGGAATGTAAAatctatttgttttttataattttatttattatggcTAGTCCTAGTGCTAGTCTAGTTTCTTGTCCACTATTGTGCAGTTGGGTGTCCTAGTAATGTGGCATGCAGTTTCTAGTCCTGATGATGTGACAGGAGGTGTCCAGTTTCTATTCATCTTCATTTTCCTTATGTCATGTTAACATTTTACCCTTCAACCCAAATACATTGTGTAGCCTTTATAAATATGCCCTATAAAGCAGTTCATCCCTATTCTTCATGTCAgcattcattttatttctttttattcttatgtttatcaattaaagtaaaatataaaataaattgaatgcAAGAACAAAACGTacttagttttttaaaaagagtgaattacataaacggtacctgatctttcactttcgcacataaatggtacctgatctttattttatatcgtttttggtacctattaatcacatttttggtacctggtGTAATTTTCATCCCAAAATACCCCctaaacaaattcatttttccatttatgtcataaagggtattttgggtattgacaaaactagtaccaaaagtgatattatgatacattctctcattcttctcactatttatagtactattatgattaatcaatatcaatattaatattattattttgatgttataaattaataattaatttatttttttaatatatatttaatcataattatagttataaatatatttaattattataataatattactattataatagtaaaaactagtaataattaataaataataattattattttatattaaattaataactaatcaatatagtcttagtcaaaatttaaaattgtgaattgtattcataatgataaagagttgaatatttttagttaggtgttttaaccctaaaatgagtataaataatttaattaaaatattcaattaatttaattattttaaataattaatttaattaggtgttttgttattgatttatattatgaatgcaattagatatatgtataaaacactaaaaagaaagaagaaaaagaggaaacataaacgaagggaaaaagaaagaagaaaggaagataaaatactaaaaaaaagaagaaaaagaagaaaaaagaaagaagaataaactaaagaaaaaaaaaggaaaaacaattacatatttggttctatttgattgaaattttcaaaaatatcctccataacaaaaaaatcacatatttagTACCTAGGGCTATTTTTGTCATGAGGTACCAAagacgatataaaataaagatcgggtaccatttatgtgcgaaagtgaaataTCAGGTACcgtttatgtagttcactcttttaaaaaaaagggtacgacaaaaagaaaacattgGTTCTGAAGGCAGAGTTGTCTCGTTCGTAGATCGTGATCCGTTCTCAACCTTCTCTTGGTCTGTTTGAGGAGTTGCATGAGCTGGGATTTCGAGCTCTCGCCCTCTGCCAATGTGAGCATCTTGATAGTGTCGAACATCAGTCTGTGCAACAACGTCGTAGCAGCCATAGTGAGGGCCCCGTCTTCGGCCCAAGGCAAAACGGCTTGTGTCCCGGTCGCATTGGCCTTCACCTTCCGCTTGACCACTTTAACTCCAGTCGGACAGCTCACAATCTGCTCACTCTCCTCCACAAGAGAGATCAAGTCGGTTGGATCACCTTTGCCGTCGTTGCCGCTGTAGCTGCGCAAATGTTGAGCCTCATCCTCTTCGACACATTCGGGTAACCTCGCTTTGAATTTGGGGATAACCTTTCTGACTGTTGCCGCTGCCCAACATCCTCTGAATGTTTTGGTAGATACCTGAAATTTAGCAATTCACTTCTTCATCTGTTCCCAGTGCTTGTGGAGTTGGTCATAGTTGTGGGACTTCACCAAATCAAACTTCACTCTCGCATACCTCTCTGCGATATGCCCCCAAAACCTCGTTGTCTTATGGTTGTTGGAGAAGACTAGGTCCTCGGAGACATCGACACAACACCTCGTCAAAGCCATTGACTTATTAGGGGTGTAGTTCTGCCTCTTCGTGATGaaaatctccaaaattagCCCAAGACTTATTCTTGTAAAAGcaacaacacaattaaaaactagtacaaactaaaaacactacaacaataacataaaaacacattacattgaaacttaaataaatattacactAAAAAGGATATGTgttccatcccacaaaaagatagaacaaaaatagaatGGACGAGGGGTATCgaaatggaagaaattgaGGAGTGAACAAATGACCTCTTGAAAATCGAAGGACCTCCACCAAAAAGATGATGGCAACCCTTGGCAACTTTCATCCAAGTAATCATTTATATCGACTCACTCGCTAGCTACACGACACTAGGGTATACTTTCGTTCAAGCTCCGCCACTAGAGGTATACTCTTTCGAGCTCCGCCCCTAGGGTATAGTGTATACTCTCACCCAAGCTCCGCCACTAGCTACATGGTGCTAGTTGTGAATTTATCAAGTGGCTAACCCCGGGCTAACCACAAAATAACCATAGCCCGGCCATGGTTTTTCCAAACATTCATCTCACCCAACATGGGGAGGGACTCTCACAAAGGAGATACTCTTTTTCTAAACTCAGTCTAATCTCTAATCtattacaaaatatacaaaatgccctatttatagatgtGGTAGATTGGGAGATGAAAAGTCACTCAAACTAGGGTTGGAATATGAAAAGGCACtcgaaataattcaaaatcccGCCTTTTGAATTCTTCTCGGACACAAATcgcccggtcgggtgttttcaTGCAACAAAACCATCCGCCCGCGTGAACTTTCTGGAGCATCCTTTGCTTGACTGCGCGACTTTTGTAAAAcgaccataacttcttcatccaaGCTCCGATTGAGtcgtgcaagatacccacgcgaagctatttcgATGGGAAAGACAATGGTGGTCTTTGAAGAGCATTTTGACATCATATGGATATGCGAATCGTTGCTCAAATCTGACCCCAGTTGCGGCTTGGCTCATTATTACCCCTTCATCTCACTTTCCATGGTTTAGCTCTACCCGGATTCGCATCACTTCGTCTTCCCCTTAGGCGCGGAATCAGACGTCTTGGCCCCTTTGGCCTTCCCACCTTCCCCCTCCCCTTTTTCCTCGGCGAGGGTGTGAGATTCTCCTTGGGAGGCAATGGTTCCATGTCTGAGAGTTCGTATTCACCGGTGCTAAAGATTAGATCAACCTCAACTTTAGTCTCTAGAACGATGTTGGAACGCTTGAACATTGGGCACCAAGCATCGATAAACTTCATCGTCGTAGTGCGGGTCAACCCCTTCATGACATTGGATCCTCTTTTATCTAGAGGTTATTAATACTTtgtattgagatttttactgTATTACATTATgtaatccaaaattataaagaaacaTATTAATGGAAGATATTGCTTTCTCTTCcgatatatttaatttatatcaatttttctACTATGTCtttaatcaatataattaCATCAATTGTTATTCgaattatcatatttataaattatacttgGAGTAGTAAAAACTTTGACATACTATCTCTTTCTTTTATCTCTAACGAACCAATAAAACTACAGAATCAAATTCGATGTAATGTGCATATTTgttaatcataataaaatttatgacgtattttattgttattacgtactactagtattaatgATTACTTACATGAGAGGTATATTGTCACGACCGTAGCTGATTAAGGATAATCTAGCTCGGGGTACCGTGACTAGGGGGGGATAGAAGAAGAGGGGGAAAGAAGTGGGGGAAATGAGAAGAATAAAAGCCAAACGATACTTTAATATTCAAGATGAAATGAAGGAAACAGTACTTAACACAAGATACGCACGATCATGCAGACTCGAGCGGTTGTTCGTACATATTCAAATTAACGAGGTCtttaaacaaaatagaatatatcAGAGTCTTAGATAAAAGAAACGTTGCCTTTAAAAAGGCACCGCGGAAGCAAAAGAACTCGGTTCCATGTATGGTGACATGAACCTCCGAGAGTTTATTCTTGGTGGATCAACAGCACTCACTTCACCCCgccaccgctcaacctgcacatttagaaatacatgcagggctgagtacaaaaagtactcagtgaacacattgccgaaatatacacatatacatttgaaaaattattgtcaAGCCATTATCACAGTAACACTCgggattttatttaaaagatccgagcttactaaaaatattcacattgGGCCCTTTTCCTGTACTTAGCCATATCTGATCATCTTGTGCCGTAGAGATGGTGTTCTCTCACGGTCACATCAACATTTTTGTGccgggaaggtggccaccttcctcGGTCACCAGACCTGCCCTCTGGCCATAGGTCTcctgtgtacactagtccaagtagggacaccaccctcacttggacccgaattcgattcacAAATCACTTGGCCTCACGCCAAAGTAAACAACAGATAGGCATCATACAAAacatttatggcaagacaacatcATTTGAAATGAGCGACGAACATAAGTTcgagtttttaaaattatttgaaaatgactTTATCTttatccacattagtatgtagGATAGAAAAGTTCACCTCGTACGCTTTCCAagatttttagaattttaagccTTGCTTCTCGGTGTTATACTCCCCGCGAGTTCTCCCTttatgagaaagaaaaaatacaaGTCGACTATTCTTAGCTTCAAAAGATGTAGAAATTTTTGATGATGCAAATAAAACTATGTTTTTCCTTAGTCTTGAGTTcccaaataatttgaattcatGTTAGATCCCTAAGAATTTGCCCAAAGATTATAGCAAACTTGACTATGTTATTGGATGaactataacaaaataattttaatccaatACTGTAAAATTCCTTCCAGTAGGCATGAGTTTTCGAAATTTGGCCTAGAtctctttaatttgtttatggCCCATAGTAAAAGTGAtaactaaatttttataaaataaatgcaattCTTCCAATTATTATCACAGTCCAAACATAATAACTAAGGAAGATTTGGGCTCAATTTGttttatcatattatttcCTAGGCCCAACAATTAAATGGTTAgtctaaataaataacaaaagaatCCATAATTATAATCATTTCGTCTCTCTCTCCTCATTTGACTAGCCCTAGATCTCAATTGAGAGTCTCTTCTCCTTCCTCTCACTACCGCCGCCGTCGTCCTCCCTCCGGCGCCACCGtccgccgccgtcgccggcagccttctccctctctctctctcctcccttctctcctctcttctctccctctcGGTCTACTCCACaccgccgccgtcgccgcaGCGAGAACGGCGACGCATCGCCACCACCGTGCGCTGCCACAACCGCCACCGTCGTCAGATCTCTCCCTCTCGTCCCGGtcagccgcc
The genomic region above belongs to Salvia hispanica cultivar TCC Black 2014 chromosome 3, UniMelb_Shisp_WGS_1.0, whole genome shotgun sequence and contains:
- the LOC125216093 gene encoding AT-rich interactive domain-containing protein 2-like isoform X2, with translation MKLSKTPNNQRIHRKQPIDWISFITDDHAKLAIPVGPRFQWLGTQMWPLKGRSQITPQNMVGRGRPQNCMCVFPGSIDCVRQHVSAKRIQLKDELGPAFWKWRFDVMGDDVSKVWNKEEQRKFDDVVKMNITSSDTSFVKVASQCFSRHSKGSIISYYLNVYIPRRISAQTRSGCNYVDTDDDNDDNDDDDAMMAIKRLRTDFTYSTCKRLASYRVNPCCSKADCAGGRIDNTTPFLPIGQSSSFTGNGTRQHGAVWSRRHIMLALTIYLQINTT
- the LOC125216093 gene encoding AT-rich interactive domain-containing protein 2-like isoform X1 encodes the protein MKLSKTPNNQRIHRKQPIDWISFITDDHAKLAIPVGPRFQVDITPWNPLSSKIRLTIGDTVSDDETKWLGTQMWPLKGRSQITPQNMVGRGRPQNCMCVFPGSIDCVRQHVSAKRIQLKDELGPAFWKWRFDVMGDDVSKVWNKEEQRKFDDVVKMNITSSDTSFVKVASQCFSRHSKGSIISYYLNVYIPRRISAQTRSGCNYVDTDDDNDDNDDDDAMMAIKRLRTDFTYSTCKRLASYRVNPCCSKADCAGGRIDNTTPFLPIGQSSSFTGNGTRQHGAVWSRRHIMLALTIYLQINTT
- the LOC125216093 gene encoding AT-rich interactive domain-containing protein 2-like isoform X3 — translated: MWPLKGRSQITPQNMVGRGRPQNCMCVFPGSIDCVRQHVSAKRIQLKDELGPAFWKWRFDVMGDDVSKVWNKEEQRKFDDVVKMNITSSDTSFVKVASQCFSRHSKGSIISYYLNVYIPRRISAQTRSGCNYVDTDDDNDDNDDDDAMMAIKRLRTDFTYSTCKRLASYRVNPCCSKADCAGGRIDNTTPFLPIGQSSSFTGNGTRQHGAVWSRRHIMLALTIYLQINTT
- the LOC125210032 gene encoding protein OCTOPUS-like yields the protein MTIRPDSRSRIRARAAARATRRLSPCYRHPDDPITGGICASCLRERLSGLDAAVPISTSPELRRSRSVVSTSGCEASSGGLSERRRNSCDALSAGGSLANLFDVDDLKSGSESEAKVESKNVGLSRVTYTVIELEKKNQDRIRVSDDGFGGLNAGCADSDGDGEEGEFKSMKEYIDLEFGNKSKKSKDLRDIAGNIFGAASVFSKKLRKWRQRNSKIKEDKNNGVVAGNDGESKQFGDGQKLGENHSEIAGRRRSCDIEPRFSVDGGRISFEEPRASWDGYMIARTIPRLTPMFSVVENGILGNAGRFENHRLSVDGLMHSIIEDESSSGASGSGHSNSDSSRLSSFDRSSSVRSFGKKGIRSEDHGVSSPANVKLVITEKELKDWHLSSGRDDELEKLGSVSRSGGGGEGAGNMNVSAKKSVRWRKVCTVLGFRNRNHENVAADPSTDAAREKQAEEASEVLRDVGDWKLARSSSVAASRKSCDAPGSYYARRRSVDNAVGFTLSEKGDFKLERNRSTKFPSVDLDNGVTPFYMTPLRSMRNSKSGKFKFQNSHSIAGNLLRLN